One genomic segment of Hordeum vulgare subsp. vulgare chromosome 2H, MorexV3_pseudomolecules_assembly, whole genome shotgun sequence includes these proteins:
- the LOC123428827 gene encoding DNA topoisomerase 1 beta-like, which translates to MRNQLHQGRRRLVTCESESKRTDRKGARPDGDPDNERPIALRRHVGETKLMRIFNADDHDSDDEKPLAARLAINNVAPKTVGNVSDDDSEDDEPLAARFSRVTAGASRNSVKRTGGRSDQTVSAHNKAKPSDVCDSLSVESEPKDEPEDDGRNKWSTLEHNGVVFPPPYKPHGVKMLYHGQPVDLTPEQEEVATMFAVMKDTEYASNETFINNFFTDWRKILGKTHIITKFELCNFTPIYEWHLREKEKKNQMTLEEKKTLQEEKSKQEEKFMWAFVDSVKEKVGNFRVEPPGLFRGRGEHPKVQICKHLNWNFNKYILFIAYVFCSWKEVKHDNTITWLACWNDPINEKDIKYVFLAASSSLKGQSDKEKYEKARKLKDYIGSILENYTKDFRSKDQRKKQIAVATYLIDKLAPRAGNEKDENEADTVGCCTLKVENVTCLPPNKLQFDFLGKDSIRYYNTVEVEPPVYKAIKEFCAGKNKGGCVFDKLDTTKLNAHLKALMPGLTAKVFRTYNASITLDAILNKETTDGTPDEKAKVYQRANKEVKSFTHFFAIICNHQRAVPKSHDSQMNKLNEKIDELTAQRDELNIEWEKAKKLLSKKAKKRKLVGSDGDVKRRRKLTPEMLQKKLSQVETRIVETDNRKNNKEDLKTVALGTSKINYLDPRITVAWCKTHEVPIDGDKIFTKTILEKFAWAMDVDPDFRF; encoded by the exons ATGAGAAACCAATtgcatcaaggaagaagaaggcttGTGACTTGTGAGAGTGAATCAAAGAGAACCGATAGAAAAGGTGCCAGGCCAGATGGTGATCCGGATAACGAGAGGCCAATTGCGTTGAGGAGACATGTTGGTGAGACGAAATTGATGAGGATATTCAATGCGGATGACCATGATTCAGATGATGAGAAACCGCTGGCCGCGAGGTTGGCCATTAACAATGTCGCTCCAAAAACCGTAGGCAATGTCTCTGATGATGATTCAGAGGATGACGAGCCACTGGCTGCCCGTTTTTCTCGTGTTACCGCGGGTGCATCCAGAAATTCAGTCAAAAGGACAGGTGGTCGTAGTGATCAAACAGTTTCAGCTCATAATAAGGCAAAGCCTTCAGATGTTTGTGACTCGTTGAGTGTCGAAAGCGAACCCAAGGATGAACCCGAGGACGATGGTCGAAACAAATGGTCTACTTTGGAGCACAATGGTGTTGTGTTTCCCCCTCCGTACAAGCCTCATGGTGTCAAGATGCTTTACCATGGGCAGCCTGTTGATTTGACCCCAGAACAGGAGGAG GTTGCAACCATGTTTGCTGTGATGAAAGACACAGAGTACGCGTCCAACGAAACATTTATCAACAATTTTTTCACCGACTGGAGAAAAATCCTTGgtaaaacacatatcatcacaAAGTTCGAGCTTTGTAATTTCACACCAATCTATGAATGGCATCTccgagagaaggagaagaaaaaccagATGACATTGGAG GAGAAGAAAACACTGCAGGAAGAGAAATCGAAACAAGAGGAGAAGTTTATGTGGGCTTTTGTAGACAGTGTTAAAGAGAAG GTTGGCAATTTCAGAGTAGAACCACCTGGCTTGTTCAGGGGACGAGGAGAGCATCCAAAGGTACAGATTTGCAAACATTTAAACTG GAATTTTAACAAATATATATTGTTTATTGCTTATGTGTTCTGCAGCTGGAAAGAAGTCAAACATGACAACACTATTACATGGTTGGCCTGTTGGAACGATCCGATAAAcgaaaaagatatcaagtatgttTTCCTTGCAGCAAGCAGCTCACTGAAGGGACAGAGTGACAAGGAGAAATATGAGAAGGCCCGGAAACTGAAG GATTACATAGGCAGCATTCTGGAAAATTACACCAAGGATTTCAGGAGCAAAGATCAGAGGAAGAAACAAATTGCAGTGGCAACATACCTTATAGATAAACTAGCGCCTAGGGCAGGCAATGAAAAG GATGAGAATGAGGCAGATACTGTTGGTTGTTGTACGCTGAAGGTTGAAAATGTTACTTGTCTGCCTCCAAACAAGTTGCAG TTTGACTTTCTTGGTAAAGATTCTATAAGATACTATAACACTGTAGAGGTTGAACCACCTGTATACAAGGCGATTAAGGAATTCTGTGCAG GTAAAAATAAAGGAGGGTGTGTCTTTGACAAGCTTGATACAACAAAACTAAATGCTCATCTCAAGGCCTTGATGCCTGGCCTGACCGCAAAAGTCTTCCGTACATACAATGCTTCCATCACTTTGGACGCCATC TTGAACAAAGAAACAACAGATGGAACCCCTGATGAAAAAGCTAAAGTCTATCAACGAGCAAACAAAGAGGTAAAATCTTTCACTCACTTTT TTGCTATAATCTGCAATCATCAGCGTGCTGTGCCAAAATCACATGATTCCCAGATGAATAAGTTGAATGAAAAGATTGATGAATTAACG GCTCAGAGGGATGAGTTGAACATAGAATGGGAGAAAGCAAAGAAGCTTTTGTCTAAAAAAGCGAAAAAACGGAAGCTGGTAGGCTCTGATGGAGATGTGAAGCGAAGGAGAAAATTGACCCCTGAAAT GTTGCAGAAGAAGTTGTCTCAGGTTGAAACTAGGATAGTGGAAACGGATAACCGCAAGAACAACAAAGAGGATTTGAAGACGGTGGCACTAGGCACATCAAAGATCAATTACCTTGATCCTAGAATTACTGTGGCGTGGTGCAAAACCCATGAGGTCCCTATTGACGGGGATAAG ATTTTCACCAAGACAATTCTAGAGAAATTTGCATGGGCGATGGATGTCGACCCAGATTTCAGATTTTAA